A single Carettochelys insculpta isolate YL-2023 chromosome 2, ASM3395843v1, whole genome shotgun sequence DNA region contains:
- the RIOK3 gene encoding serine/threonine-protein kinase RIO3 — protein sequence MDPVGVAESSPGPAWRNKCPWGTPKNAAISCSLADVMSEQLAKELQLEEEKVVFPEVVIVPEGPFITGENTDTSSDLMLAQMLQMEFDREYDAQLRREEKKFNGDSKVSISFENYRKVHPYEDSDSSEDEVDWQDTRHDPYRADKPTTTPKKGFIGKGKDITTKHDEVVCGRKNTARMENFGPDFHVGDGIGMDLKLSNQVFNALKQHAYSEERRSARLHEKKEHSTAEKAVDPKTRLLLYKMVSAGILETITGCISTGKESVVFHAYGGNTSEDDKAIPPECAIKVFKTTLNEFKSRDKYIKDDYRFKDRFSKLNPRKIIRMWAEKEMHNLTRMQKAGISCPQVVLLKKHILVMSFIGQDQVPAPKLKEIKLSNEDMKKAYYQILNMMQQLYRECCLVHADLSEYNMLWHDGKVWLIDVSQSVEPTHPHGLEFLFRDCRNVSQFFQKGGVSETLNERELFNAVSGLNITADNEADFLAEIEALEKMNEDHVQKPGKKVSPFSSDGDPPIIYNE from the exons TGTCCATGGGGAACCCCTAAAAATGCAGCAATATCATGCTCCCTTGCTGATGTGATGAGTGAACAGTTGGCAAAAGAGCTGCAATTGGAAGAAGAAAAAGTTGTTTTTCCTGAGGTGGTTAT TGTTCCTGAAGGGCCATTTATTACTGGTGAAAACACTGACACCTCCAGTGACCTAATGCTAGCCCAGATGCTGCAAATGGAGTTTGACCGGGAGTATGATGCACAACTTCGACGTGAAGAAAAAAAGTTCAATGGCGATAGCAAAG TCTCCATATCCTTTGAAAATTACCGAAAGGTGCATCCCTATGAGGATAGTGACAGCTCAGAAGATGAAGTTGACTGGCAGGATACCCGTCATGATCCCTATAGAGCAG ATAAACCCACCACTACTCCAAAAAAGGGCTTTATAGGAAAAGGAAAAGATATTACCACCAAACATGATGAGGTTGTATGTGGAAGAAAGAATACTGCTCGAATGGAAAAT TTTGGACCTGACTTTCACGTTGGAGATGGCATTGGAATGGATTTAAAACTGTCCAATCAAGTCTTTAATGCCTTAAAGCAACATGCATACTCTGAGGAACGTCGAAGTGCTAGGCTCCATGAGAAGAAGGAGCATTCTACTGCT GAGAAAGCAGTGGATCCTAAAACACGTTTACTTTTGTACAAGATGGTCAGTGCTGGGATACTGGAGACCATCACTGGCTGCATTAGCACAGGAAAAGAATCTGTTGTTTTTCATGCTTATGGAGGAAA TACAAGTGAAGATGATAAAGCTATACCTCCAGAATGTGCCATAAAGGTTTTTAAAACTACCCTTAATGAATTCAAGAGCCGTGACAAATACATCAAGGATGACTACAGGTTTAAAGACCGCTTCAGTAAACTGAATCCACGGAAGATTATCCGTATGTGGGCAGAGAAAGAAATGCACAATCTAACCAG AATGCAGAAAGCGGGAATCTCTTGTCCGCAAGTGGTTTTGCTTAAGAAACACATTTTGGTCATGTCTTTCATTGGCCAGGATCAAGTTCCAGCTCCTAAACTGAAGGAAATAAAACTCAGTAATGAAGACATGAAAAAAGCCTACTATCAGATTCTGAAT ATGATGCAACAGTTATATAGAGAGTGCTGTCTTGTTCATGCTGACCTGAGTGAATACAACATGCTGTGGCATGATGGAAAG GTCTGGTTAATTGATGTAAGTCAATCTGTGGAGCCAACCCATCCTCATGGACTTGAGTTTTTATTCCGAGACTGCAGAAATGTTTCACAG ttttttcaaAAGGGAGGTGTGTCAGAAACACTCAATGAACGGGAGCTCTTCAATGCTGTCTCAGGTTTAAATATTACAGCTGACAATGAAGCTGACTTCCTAGCTGAG ATTGAAGCTTTGGAGAAAATGAATGAAGATCACGTGCAGAAGCCTGGAAAGAAGGTGTCTCCATTTTCAAGTGATGGAGATCCACCAATTATATACAATGAATAG